Within Lolium rigidum isolate FL_2022 chromosome 5, APGP_CSIRO_Lrig_0.1, whole genome shotgun sequence, the genomic segment GCGCAATCTCTGCGCCACCGCCTTCATTTCCCGTCTCCAGCATCAGGCCCATGTTGCCATCATCCTTGTCGCCTCCTACCATCCCTAGTGCTGGGGGCTTCTTCATCAGGGTCGGCTGCTCGTCATCAGACCAGTAGCCGCTTTCTCTCATGGCTAGGTCATCATactcctcatctgactttgtcgagtGCTCATCCACAGACCCAGCTTCCTCCATCTGCTTCGCGTTTTTTTGTTAGAAGTACAGTCATCAAAGACAACAGAATGGATGATCAGTTAAGTAGAATGACTTTCCTCCAGTTATTAGTCTACATAATAGAGAATTGAACTGACTTCAATTTTTTTGCACTACTAGCACTTAGGCACATGAAAAACCAACTAGAAACTCAATTCATCGACTTTATTCGACACACTTTTGTCATGCCAATGCTGTGTATAGAAACGGGGGATAAGATGATCAAGAAAAAGATGCTGTATACTACCTCTTGGATGTCCCTTTCTTCGTCAGTTAGATCCTCATTCGTCTCTGCATCACCAGCATCACtcccatcttcctcttcttcactgTCAAACACTGAGTACTCATCCACAAGCTGTATGAGATGAGATTAAACTGTGTCAGCCCAAAGCATAGCATCAGTTACTTTAACTTTCATACATAACTGCCCAACACATCTGAATATTTCATATGTGTATGCATAAATGTCGTCACAGTCATGATAAACATTGGATTTTATTATAGCATAACTCACTTTCTATGTGCATAAGCAACTGTGAAAATATCATAATCACAGAAAGGATTAAGAGGCGAACCTCTTTGGAATTATCATCTGACATCTTTGGTGAGCTGCAACATGAGGATAAATACCTACTCCCTGTATCTGTGCCGTCAGCCTTGGAGTCATCGGCACTCCCAGTATGACTAGTGCCTCCGGTATCACTTGGCCATGCACTGATCCCAAAAGAGCCAAACTGAAGATTGACAGGCTCTGCCTTCCCAATTTGCAACGGACCGTACATGGGGTTTCCCACAGAATTCTCACTGCCTGTGCCATCATTTATGTTACCATTGCTGTCACCGGCAACCACAGGCCATGCCTTAGCAACTGAACCATCGGTGTTAAGCAGCGCCATTAGATTCCTAGAAGACCCTTGCCTTTGAATCAACTGAAACATGCCCTTGGAATTCAATGAGTTTGCAGCGCACTGGTTTCTGTACTCTTCATCTACTATAGCTGCAGTATTTGTATGGGGGTCATAGAACTGCTCCCCAGCCTCTCGCCGACGAAGGCAGCTAAAGACTGTGGCGTGTATGGCTGCCACACTCCGATCTACATTGGTATTATTAATTCTCGGCACTAGATGTTTGTCGGCTCGGTTGCACAAGTACTCCTGGATAGCTCTAATGTTCTGGATGTATTTAATATATCTGTTCTTTGCTGGATCAAGCGTCATGTACTTTGCACGGACTGCAAAACGTTCCATGTGCTTCTCCTCATTCGTGATATATACCATAAATGGTATAATGGAGGGATGTTTCTTCATTAGCCCCATCTATTAGACAAGAGAAATAGAAAGAATTTCACTGCATACTCTAGAAGAGATAAAATAATGTAATTATGAAAATATAAACAACACaaatgaaagaaaaaacatttttcttTTTGTGTAAGGAAAACAGCATGGCTCTCGATCATACGTACCACAAAATTCAGGCTTAAATGAACTCCTTCTACAATTAAAGATTCTTTGCGCTCCTCCCAGGTTGTAATTAATCTATCAAGGCTCCCGATGATCATCTCACTCTGCGCTTTGTATCCTTCTATGGCCATTTGCTTTTTGCTGGTCACTTCAGTTCTAGGAGGCAAGTCTGGAGATTTCTCATTACATTTCTCATCTGAAGTGCTACCATCTTCGTCTCCATTAGCATTTGAATGAGAAATAACAGCGAGTTTCTTTAACTTGCGTTTCTCCTTAGCTTGGGCAACTGCAACAGGGTCTAGATAATCTCCTGCGTGGTAGGTTGACGCATAGAGCAGAGGGTTTTGTTTTTCGTCTACAAAACTCCTCATCATGTGCCGTATAGAGTCGGTAGAAACTACGGTGGTGATACCCAACCTGTTACCCTGGGAAGAATATAAAGTCAGGGTAAGGAATTACAGAAGTATCAGGGTAATTAACTTCCACTACCAAGCAATCCCAGTTTTGCATGAATATATGGAATATTACTGTATACTAATACGAGCAGATGCGTTCATCAAATTGTATCTACCAATGAAGGGTTTTGGTAACTAAAGAATAAAGATAAACGCTTACCAATAGGGATGATAGAGTAGATTTGCCGCATCCACTTGTGCCACACAACAGCACAGTCACCGATTCTTTCCTCTCCCTAATCCTGGTGAAAAGCACGGgaaacacaaaaacaaaacatCATTGATGAAATGAATTCGTCTCCAAATACTAACTCAGGGCTCTTTAATTCCTCTCCAAATACTTAAAGCCATTCAATTTCTCAAGGACTGGTGACAGATTTTAGTTGCATATCAACCATGTGAATTTAGGAAACAGCAAAATCGGATTATGGTATTACCTGCACGCAAGAAGCAAGTCAGCCCTCTGATTTGGCCCGACATACTTGTACAAAGTGAGGGCATCACATACAACATTTAGGAACTCTTCTCTCGAAACAACGACAGTTGTCTGGATCTTGTACAACTCAAACGGTATGTTGGTCGTGTTTTCTGTATTCAAGAGCTTGGCAGTTTCCATGTCATCCTCGGCTGTGGATTCACCCAGTTTTGACGCGTCTAAGAAATCGTTCCTCGTCACATCGAATACTCTCTTGCTGATCTGGTCACACAAACAAGCGGCAAATGAGACATCGTTGGCATTGGTCTGATTTATGTAGTTCAGAAAATCCTAATGAAGGCAACAGAAACTGCGAGGCAAGTAAGAAACCAGATTGTAAGAATGTTGGAATTCAGACAAGGCATATTATACAAGGGATGAAAAGGAACACAAACCAACTTGATGCAGATTTAAAGAATTATTAATGTAGTAAGCAATATAACCGATTCCTCCAAAAATATATAACTAGTAAATGGGCCAGGATTACAGAGTATGGCTTGGGCATGCTGCTGGTTGGATATTCCATAACTGAACCATGGTGAGAGGGATACTACAGATACTATCATGTTGAGTCTACAGGATCCAGTGTCTGGTAGTACCAACAATTGGGGGATTAGTTAAACTCAGGAGTAAAACTACAAAAAGGAGAGCGAGTGAGACCAGGCAGAGATTGGAAGCCACCAAGATTAAATGGGTACATAGCATAGATGAGCGGACCTTGAAGGCGTGGCGTGGCTTGCATCCCATGAGCTGGAGCGTGCTCTGCAGGACTGGGCGGGTGTAGTGGAAGGTGCTCCTCCGGCCATGGCCGTGGTGGTCGGCGACGGCAATGTAGAGCAGCCTGGAGGCCGCCATGTCCCCCTGGCCCTGCAACCAGGCAGTGAGCAAGAGAAGGAATCAAGAGAGCTGcgaatcgaggaggaggaggagggaggagcagTCGTGGACCTCGTGGTCGTGGGGAGGGGGTCTTGAGTCTGGGCATTGTCGCCGCATGGAGGGGAGAGGTGGCGGAGGGCGGTGCGGCGGGCGATGTCACGGCGGACACGCAGCGGGCGCCCATGCCCTCCACATGGCCATGGCCGCCACTCACCACGCGCTCTCTCCTGCTTCCTCCCCTGGCCCTCTGAGCCCACCCGATGTCCGTGCGCGTGCGCGTGCGCGTGCGtagtgtttttttcttttctttttttaccAAGCAACCGACTTTGTTTCTTAGCGAACGATAGGCTGATATCAGCCGGCTGAAAAAACACCTTCCATCAGTCATCTTTCGGATCGTTCGATCTAGTTAAATAAGTGAATTCCGCTCGTTCGATCGTGATACAAAAATGATACGCAAACATCCGGCCATTGCATTTTCTTCATATAACGTTTGGATTTTATGGTACCTATATAAGGGGTTTTCTTCCCTAAAGGTATCTAAGATTAACCGTGCTTTTTTGCCTTCATTGTTAATCttttttgagcttgctatctttcTCTTTCTcacgaatcttgcatctatttgagagaaaagcTAGGAGAGATCTAGGTCTGCACTTCCACCAATCAACATCCCCTTTTTGTAAGGAAATCCATTTGGATCTAGATGTTGGAGAAACTTGGTGTTCTCTTCTTTGCTCTTCCTCTATTCATCTCTCCATATTattttgtagctttggtggaatttgtgagtgaatgacttgccattgcATTTAGCGCATAGTTCTAAGTTCTTCACGATGATACAAGGAGATGAAAGTTCGTGAGTATATCTTTTCGGGAGCTTGCTCCTCTTGGATTCTTGGAACCCTAGGCGGTTTTTTGGCTTAGTATTTTTTGGGGTCCCcacttaagttgtggagatttccTCAAGGTTCAATTATCGATCGCGGACTTCCCTTTTGATGGGAAGGCTCGAGGACAATACGGTGAGGCCTTCATGTCGTTTGGGGAGCCTTTTGCCTCCACAccactccaacggagagtagcagtcacaagagtgtgaacttcgggatacatcatcatCTCCGTTTGTCTAGGTTATCTCTAtctccgagctctttacttatgcaattTACATTGTGATAGCATTCGTGCTTGaaatatatatcttgatatagcatagttgtttgttTTTCTTAGCATAAGTTATTGGTACACGTagatgaaccatagtatatatagGTTTTTCGCTTGGCAAATTAAATGCTAGTTCTACTACAcatttattcaagataatatcgtAAAAGTTTAAAGTAGTTATTCACCTTCTTCTAGGCGATATCTGTGCCCTTTCAATAAGTCCAATGTGGCGCACAAGTGGGCCCCCATGTTTAGCCCCACTTGAAGCCTAGACCGGACCCATCTGAAACTTCGTATCTTTCAGACTCTCACTCGATTGGATTTGTGAGATTGCATCGATGATCTAAGACGCAAGGGAAAATGGCGTGACCACTaggcaataaaataaaagaagtaAAGGTCTATGGAAGTCCTCGATTCTTCTTTATACAaacaaattgagcaacaaaaggtATGCACTCCTTTATTCCTTGCAAAAGAAATGTTTAAGATAAAGAGACATAGTTTTATTACATGGTTTCCTTGTTCGACAAAAGGTAAAAATAAGCCGTTGAGTTAATATCTGAGTGAGGAAAGGAAAACATCCTTTAGCAGAGCTATCAATTTTTATCATGAGGATGAAAGGAGTTACTTAGATACATCCGAGCCACGAAAGGGAAATATCCTTTGTCATTGGTATATTGCCTTTCCTTCTCCATTACCCCGAATTGTGTAAACTTAAATCTTTCAAGTGAACCTTTTAGGTAGTATTGTTAAATTCTTTGTTTGCGATCACACAAATAGAGAGTAGGAGTATCTGAAGTAACATGGTCAATCGAGAGGTAGTAAGTATTGGGTGTGTACGAATGTCTTATAACAAAGGTCATACTACACTTTGCGAGAGTTGATACAAGGATGATTTTTAATCGGTTTGGTTGCATCATTGCAGTCTGATTTAGTTATATGTTTGGAGACCTCCGAGTGAAGAGGCTCGACTAACAAGACTTGGGCCATTCTAAGCTTACCATGTGTCGCCTAAAGGCTCCCCTATTCTCGGTGTTGACACAAGTCGTGTTGGAGTCCTTAGACTCAACACAAGGGAGGTACTCGTACTAGCCTCGTGGTTTCTCTACTCTCTAGCCCTCCCCCTTGAGTTATATTCAAATGAGTGAATGGCTGCATTCTCATGGAACTATTTATAGTCTTAGAGGCCTTAGCAAATGACCAAGGGCTCCCTTCTTTTGGTACGTGGGGGATAGCTATGGTCATTTGTGCTCCACTAGTCCATTACAGACTAGGAATGAGAGGTGGTATTTTGTCAACGATGGACTAGCCTACACATATCCTCACACCATCTTGGGTTTCTTTCACTTGGGATTTGATGAGTGCAAAACACAACATGTTTTACATCACCTAAACGCCAAAGCAGTGTTAGGAATTTTGTATTTTATCGTGTTGGTGCGTATCCATTCTATTTGTTTCAGGTAATCTTGGAAATAAGAAGGAGGTTTTGCAACCAATGCAAAAGGGACCAAATCTGGGCAAAATAATGACGATTTAGAGCAataaagacttgccaacaatgacCCACACCAAAAGCTTTAGCGACCCGTGGTGCGGTCAGGCCCGCCTGTATTACCTGACCGTACCACCCGTCGTTGGGACCGTTTCGTCAAATATATTCACCCCGTGAAGTCGAATCTTAGAAGCGAGACATGGAGCCACCAAAAAACACCGAAACCTGACCTCCAAGAGGGATCCAAATGGGGAAATCGCCAAAGGGGATCTATCATCACCACAACTGGGATCATTAGAGGCTAAGGCGtcgaccatcatcatcatcatcaccaccatcatcaacatcatcatcaccattGGGCATCTCGTTGTAATCCTTAACCTTGAGTGGGATTCGTGTACATTCGATCTTCCATTTTCCATCCATAGATTCATGATGATGTTATTtgcctccatgtgtgagtagatccATTTGTTCttaggagatggagaaaccctagcaaaattatgaaataaaataaagtttGTTGATTGTATAATAATTATGAAGCGTGCTGGTTCCGATGTTGTGTGTTGTAGACCACATAATTTTGCCTAAGGGACATTGGTAAACATCATCGTTGCATATGGTTAGCAGTACGTGGGCATACCAGTACCTATTGTCATGACCATGGGGAGACCCTTAATTACTGAACCTGCGCGGCATGCGATGGGATAAGGTAGTGGCCATGAGGGATGTGAAACAGTGCTTCTAGGAGCATCCATATAGGAACCTTACCACACACAGACATATCTAAAAGACAAAATCAATATTCTTAATCACCACATCTAGGATAGTGGCAGATCCACAACTCCCAGAGAACGCTTTACCCCTACTGAGTTTCATTACTTTACCATTATTCGCATAGTCTCATTTTTAGTTTACTCAATTTACTTTGTTCACAAACCCTTAAAACTATCATCTTTATGCTTTGGATTTAAAGACAACTTTGAGGTACTTCTAAATGAAGGAAACAAgaggcaataaaattgctagtaaGCAAGCTACACCGTGGATTCGATACTCTTACTTTTGAAAACTAGCTATACGCGATCCGCGACCTTGCAGACACCAGGCTTCATCGTTGACTTTTTTCTTATTTGTTAAGCCTACCCCGATCTATCACTTTTGTGAAAAACTATAGGGGAGAAACATGTTTTTGTCTCCATACCAAGATTGTAAAGCCTCTTTAGTGTTCGCTATACCATTATTttacctttttgtaaagttgtgcATTATACCTCTTTGGTGGGATGTTCGTTTACATTTTGCAGCTTGCTCCTCTCAAAGAGACATACCATGACAACTACGAGCATGGAAGGCTATTTATAGGATTAAGGCCTTGGGAAATTACCAAGGGCTCCGCTCTTTTGGTAGGTGGGGGATAGCTATTGTCATTTGTgcttcactagtccattatggACTAGGAATGAGAGGTGATACCTGTTTTGTCCATGATGGACTGGTCCACATATATCCCGATGCCACCTTAGGCTTCTTTCACTTGAACTTTCATCGCTGACTTTGTCTTTGATAAGTCTACCTGATCTATCACTTTTGTGAAAAACAATAGGGGAAAACCATGTTTTGCCATCATATCTAGATCATTAGATTGTAATCTATCAGATATATATTGCTCATCCTAGATTCAAATCTATCAGATATATATTGCTCGTCCTAGATTCAAATCTATCAGATATATATTGCTACCTCCATTCTCTTTGAGATGTTAGTTTCATTTACATGTCACTAAAAGTTACTGAAAACACCAAGATGAAAGTATTTTAATTGCAGCAATAACAGTGGAACATGATAAATCCAAATAATTGTGTCTATGTTAGCAGTCAAAGTATTATAGGATGACCACTAACATCTTAAAATGGCATCTCAGAAAGAAAGGAAGCAGTATAGGCTCATAGCCAACtataggagaagaggaagaaacacTATATGGATAACACAACTTCTTTTGGCCTATACACATAGCACATTATGAAAAGGTTGCAAGCGGTACGGGACGTCCAGAAAATAAGGGATGAGAAGCCATTTGAACAGAAAAAATGTAGTCAAGCGAATCTGCGTCTAGTAAGGACGTCCAGAACTCAGGGACCAAAACAATACAATTTGCTAATCAGAATTTCACGAAAAAAACAACTGGCTTAATAAAGGAAGCAACAATAATTCAGGCCAAACTTAGTGAATCTCATTCAGCATTCTCAGTTCATATCCATGCATACTAGTCCAAAATCAAATCTCGTGACTGCAAAAATGGTTTAAACTGTCGAACATTTTATACAAAGAGCAGTATGATGTAGGTAGCTTCTGTTTTTTGTGCAACAGCACCTTCCACTTTGTAAAGGACTGTACAGACTATGAATCTCCTAAAGCATCAACGTTTGCCCGAGTAAGATCTGAGCCCAATTGTGATGGTTAACAGAGTAATCAGATAGGAACTCCCCAAATCATCCATCAGCGCTCCTTGGGGAATCAGAGCTCCAAGGTCTTGAGGACAGCACCACAAAACATATCGAGACCAATAAGGTCACTCACGCACTTGGAGAAATTGTATTGATTTCCCTGCAATAACCCCGACAAGAATCAGGACTCACAAGCATAGCTAAGATACTAAGATTCCCACATTGCATACAGTATTGAAGAATAAATATATTATCAAGAATCAAAAGTACGATAAACTAGTAAGAATTACAAGCAGATAAACCCAACACAGGTTCCTGTACTATTTAGGTTTTCTACTGAAGCTGTGCCAAGTGCTTCTGATATAAGAGAAGACAGAAGGCTAAGATGTGGCTATTTGTTCCTTCTTCATAGTCAAATCTACAATTCTATACGGTAAACGTAGCAGGACTGTTATGCAGTACATCAACAATGGACAGAGAATTTTGTTCTACAGATAATGCCCACTACTATAACAGAAATTTGGCAAATTGGCACTAAAGTCTAATAACTAGAGGAAATCAATTATAATGATATAAAAGTACAAAAGAGCTCTCATGACACCGAAATTGTTCCAACAGAAGACAAACTAACAGTTAAGTATACAACTTGCTAGTGCACAACAAAGAAAATCCACAAAAGTTCTTACCAAGATTAATACATTATTTTTTTGGATTGGTCTCTTGGCTACTCTTTGCAAACATTACACTCACTCCCAAGTCCCAACCAAGTGGTAAATAGTTGCATGCCATGGCTCCTATCCTTCTGGGGAATTTCTCCAGCCTCCAGTCTTAGTCATAATAAGAAATGTGGCAACCAGCAGACATCCAGAAGCATAATCCAATAATCTAAAAGaaatgcttgcagaaaacaacttAGCAGCTGCACATTACCGTGTCACTGTCGAAATATCTGTCCAATTCCTGTAACTGGGAAGACGGCAGGATTCTCTTGATCTCCCTGCGCAACTTATTGATGTTGAGGAACACCGGGCTACAGGTTATCATTGGTCCTAACACCAAAAATTCCAGAGGCAGGAACAAACCAAAAGATATTAGACGGTCATTGTGAACTGCAGTTACATATATCACAACATTTCAGGCAAGTACATACCTAAGACAAGCGCTGGGCGTTTCATGAATCTCACCAAACATAATGGGACAACACACACGTTCATGTGTTCGGTCCATACAACGTACCAGCTTGGATTGGGCAGGCAGTCAACAGCACCAGAAGATTTCACTTCAGGTCTTGTGTTGATGGACTGGTCTGATCCGGCGTGAATGGCCTCTGGCAGGCCCTGGACGATGCGGCACAGTAGCACACAGGCTTCACCAGTGTGATCTGCATCAGCTATTCCCATGCTAATTGAAATGAAAATTTCAAGTTAGCTTATCGGGTTTCTCCGCTTAAATTTTGCATGGTACACACTTCCAAAACTGACTGTCATTCATTTCAGATCAATATCTCAGATTGCTTGGCCAATTTACTGTATTTATCTGACATGTCCATGAACGGACTCAAATTTTGGACATAAACAACTTGATCCAAACAGAAACTAGCAACAAGTCCTTGATTGTCGTGGAAAAACTCATCAGGTCAATTTGTGAGACGATGCAGAAAAAAAGTGCAGTTCTCGTGTAAACTATCACTACCTGCCTTGCTCAAATCAAGGAGTCGTTTGCTTTGGCATTACTGCAGATTTGCTACAAATCGAAACTGAAGATGTTTCAGCGAAACTTGAGAAAAGCAACTCCAGTTTCCCATACTAGCACAGAAAAGGAAACACACTTTATTTGTATCAACCAACTTTACCAGATTTCCCAGCCTTGCAAGAATCTTCTTCCAAATTCGAAATTCTAGTACTGCTTGGCAATTTTGTCGAATCATCAAGGACGTAATCTCGACTTATCACCATATCGTCCGTACTAAGGACAAGCCATAAATCGCAACCAAATTTGGAATCAACCTATCAATTCCATGCATAGATGATCCCAACATTTTGCGGTTCTTGAACATACCACCACGCGAGTACGCTGCATTTTCTCAAACCAAGAACCACTGTGCAGCCCAAGAAAATCAAGAACTCCATGTTGCAAGAAGAAACGCCCCCAATTCTTGCACTGACCAAGGAGCTAGGATCCCAGAGCGAAAAGGCTCACCTAAGATGCGGGAACCTGAGCGGCGAGAGGTGCAAGCCGTGGCCGTGCGCGCGAGGACTCCCGATCAGATTCCAGTTGGGACACCGGAACAAGGTCTTGCCGGCAATCTGCACGTCCTCTGGCGGGGCGCCGTACCACGCGAGCTTGACGTTCCCCCCGAACTCCTGCTCCGTGTCCCGGTAGATCCGCATCGCTACGTCGCCCTTCACGCAGCGCTCCGCTCCAGTAACCACCGCCGTGCCCATGGTCCACGTGCGGACGATCTCGACGGCCTCGCGCTCGTCGACCGTGAAGGCCTCGCTGGGCTGAACCTGGAGGTGGGCCTTGCCGGGCGGGAAGAAGGCGCGGCCGGCCTCGTCGTACCAGGCGAGCGCGGCAGCGGTGGTCGCCCCGGGATCGTGGTCGTCGTAGCGGATCATACGGGCGAAGTCGAAGACGTACCAGCGGCCGTCAAGGAGGGGCGTCCGGAAGAGGTGCTCCCCGAGGGCGACGATGTGCTGGAGGTGGGCGAGCACGGAGGGGGGGACGTCGACCCACAGGTCGGCGCCTGCCTCGAGGCAGAGCACGCGCGCCGGCACGCCGCTGCCGAAAAGGTCGAGCGCCGCCATCTCGTTGCGCGGACGGCGGAGGAAGGTGGAGGTCGGCTGTTGCTCTCGTCAGAGGAGAGAGGTTTTGGCAGTGGGGCTTGCTTAGTTTTGACCCCCATCCGCCAAGTTTCGCCTATTTATAAAGGCCCAAATTTTAGAAACACGAataccaaaattttcttttgttgCACATGTTCGTCCAAATAATGTTTTTTTCTAGAACATACTCCAACACTACTGATAAACGGGTAGCTCGAGTTGCAAAGGTCTCGCTCGTCTTGCTTATCATGGCTGGTAGCCCCGCTCATGGTGATGAACCTTTACAGTGTCTCATATGCAACGTTCTTTTTTTCCTTGCGATACATGCTAGTCAACCTTGGAAATTGTCATGACTTATACTCTCATTAATGTGAAAACTACAAATTATTATTTCAACAAGAAGGTGGTAGCGCAAGAGTAGGCAACATTGGAGGAGAAAGGAGTGTATCAAGCGGGGAGAACATGCTCGGCGAGGAGAGTAATGGgtgtgagagatggtggcggtggcggggaaAGAAAGAGATAAGACGAGGACTTAAGAGAGCGATTGGAGGCTAGGGTATTACCCATTACTTTTGTCACCACTTGTAGGAGaccttgaaagtgcatggagccccatgtGTGATTTTcataattaatgataatccctattgactgatgtttgcattgagttacaaTTATAGGATTTGCTCATAggaaatgcttgaaccatatgttcgcttcaaggttgcaataagaaccaAATAAAGAAGATCAAGTGATAAGTATGACTTGAAtacgaagatgaagtgagccctcaagcgtATCTTCAATACATTAACATAAGAAAGAAAGAATAAAAATGGTGTGCAAGTTCAGGATGAgtcatctcgaagagatcatgaACTTGAAGCTTTCCATTTATATGGTGAtcttggatatgtgaagatgcgctaaAAGAGAAGCTCTCCCATATTGTAGTATGgaggagcaatccgcaagacttcatATTGTGGGCACATTCAAGAATGGTGTTTCATCTTGTCGTGGTTAAACTCTTCATCATCTAGCTCAAGtgaaatgcgcaaggttaaggtttgattTGATACGGTTTCTTTCTTAGCAATATCGtagtttagttgggagaccggttttTATGTTGTGGCCATACTATCAaaaggctctcgagtgagtaactcggtcgtatcgttcggagagagctcaaacatttgcatccttgcatcatctgaaAGGAcatagatgtcgcctagaggggggtgaataggcgatttaaaacttctaCGAgacgggcttaacaaatgcggaataaaactagcgtttactttgtcaagcccaaagcctatatactatggttcacctatgtgcaccaacaacttatgctaagcaatataagtaactaggtgatagcaagatatataacttcaagcacgatggctatcacaaagtaaagtgcataagtaaagagctcgggtataggaataaccgaaatgACGCGGAGataacgatgtatcccgaagttcacactcttgcgagtgctactctccgttggagcagtgtggaggacaagtcactccaaatgcacaggggtcaccgtattctcctcgagaattcccaccaaaagggatgtcctcgatccactatggaaccttagggaggtcaccgaacccgcacaaagcttggggctatctccacaatttaattggaggcttccaataaattgccacaaaggccttgcccttgaagaatctccacaacttaattggagtccacaagaacaccacaaagacgccacaaaggccttgcccttgaagaatctccacaac encodes:
- the LOC124656099 gene encoding P-loop NTPase domain-containing protein LPA1-like, coding for MAASRLLYIAVADHHGHGRRSTFHYTRPVLQSTLQLMGCKPRHAFKISKRVFDVTRNDFLDASKLGESTAEDDMETAKLLNTENTTNIPFELYKIQTTVVVSREEFLNVVCDALTLYKYVGPNQRADLLLACRIRERKESVTVLLCGTSGCGKSTLSSLLGNRLGITTVVSTDSIRHMMRSFVDEKQNPLLYASTYHAGDYLDPVAVAQAKEKRKLKKLAVISHSNANGDEDGSTSDEKCNEKSPDLPPRTEVTSKKQMAIEGYKAQSEMIIGSLDRLITTWEERKESLIVEGVHLSLNFVMGLMKKHPSIIPFMVYITNEEKHMERFAVRAKYMTLDPAKNRYIKYIQNIRAIQEYLCNRADKHLVPRINNTNVDRSVAAIHATVFSCLRRREAGEQFYDPHTNTAAIVDEEYRNQCAANSLNSKGMFQLIQRQGSSRNLMALLNTDGSVAKAWPVVAGDSNGNINDGTGSENSVGNPMYGPLQIGKAEPVNLQFGSFGISAWPSDTGGTSHTGSADDSKADGTDTGSRYLSSCCSSPKMSDDNSKELVDEYSVFDSEEEEDGSDAGDAETNEDLTDEERDIQEMEEAGSVDEHSTKSDEEYDDLAMRESGYWSDDEQPTLMKKPPALGMVGGDKDDGNMGLMLETGNEGGGAEIARYAYHLMMNGHES